A DNA window from Corvus hawaiiensis isolate bCorHaw1 chromosome 11, bCorHaw1.pri.cur, whole genome shotgun sequence contains the following coding sequences:
- the RAF1 gene encoding RAF proto-oncogene serine/threonine-protein kinase isoform X2 — MEHIQGAWKTISNGFGLKDSVFDGPNCISPTIVQQFGYQRRASDDGKISDTSKTSNTIRVFLPNKQRTVVNVRNGMTLHDCLMKALKVRGLQPECCAVFRLLAEPKGKKVRLDWNTDAASLIGEELRVDFLDHVPLTTHNFARKTFLKLAFCDICQKFLLNGFRCQTCGYKFHEHCSTKVPTMCVDWSNIRQLLLFPNSNISDSGVPALPPLTMRRMRESVSRIPVSSQHRYSTPHAFTFNPSNPSSEGSLSQRQRSTSTPNVHMVSTTMPVDSRIIENNSLNASPSSWCRRFCLRGRDAIRSHGESASPSALSGSPNNMSPTGWSQPKTPVPAQRERAPGSNTQEKNKIRPRGQRDSSYYWEIEASEVMLSTRIGSGSFGTVYKGKWHGDVAVKILKVVDPTPEQFQAFRNEVAVLRKTRHVNILLFMGYMTKDNLAIVTQWCEGSSLYKHLHVQETKFQMFQLIDIARQTAQGMDYLHAKNIIHRDMKSNNIFLHEGLTVKIGDFGLATVKSRWSGSQQVEQPTGSILWMAPEVIRMQDSNPFSFQSDVYSYGIVLYELMTGELPYSHINNRDQIIFMVGRGYASPDLSKLYKNCPKAMKRLVADCLKKVREERPLFPQILSSIELLQHSLPKINRSASEPSLHRAAHTEDINSCTLTSTRLPVF; from the exons ATGGAGCACATCCAGGGAGCTTGGAAGACCATCAGCAATGGGTTTGGGCTCAAGGATTCTGTCTTTGATGGCCCCAACTGTATTTCACCAACCATTGTCCAGCAGTTTGGTTACCAGCGCCGGGCGTCCGACGATGGCAAAATCTCGGATACTTCCAAAACCAGCAATACCATCCGTGTTTTCCTGCCCAACAAGCAGCGCACCgtg GTGAATGTGCGAAATGGGATGACCTTGCATGACTGTCTCATGAAGGCACTGAAAGTAAGAGGTCTGCAGCCAGAGTGCTGCGCAGTTTTTCGACTTCTTGCTGAACCAAAAGG aaaaaaagtgcgTTTGGATTGGAACACAGATGCTGCCTCCCTGATTGGAGAGGAGCTGCGAGTGGACTTCCTCGATCACGTTCCCCTCACCACACACAATTTT gctCGGAAGACATTTCTGAAGCTAGCCTTCTGTGACATCTGCCAGAAGTTCCTGCTCAATGGCTTTCGGTGTCAGACATGTGGCTACAAATTCCACGAGCACTGCAGCACCAAGGTGCCAACCATGTGTGTGGACTGGAGCAACATCAGGCAGCTCTT ATTGTTCCCAAATTCAAATATCAGTGACAGTGGTGTCCCTGCACTACCTCCCTTGACAATGAGACGGATGCGGGAGTCTGTCTCCCGGATACCTGTTAG ctcccagcacaggtaTTCTACACCTCATGCCTTCACTTTCAACCCATCTAACCCTTCCTCTGAGGGCTCTCTGTCCCAAAGACAGCGCTCCACATCCACACCAAACGTGCACATGGTCAGCACCACAATGCCTGTAGACAGCCGGATAATCGAG AATAACAGCCTGAATgcttctcccagctcctggtgcagACGGTTTTGTTTGAGGGGAAGA GATGCAATTCGAAGCCATGGTGAATCAG CCTCACCCTCTGCTCTGTCTGGAAGTCCTAACAATATGAGCCCAACTGGCTGGTCTCAGCCTAAAACCCCAGTCCCAGCCCAAAGAGAGAGAGCCCCTGGATCtaacacacaagaaaaaaacaaaatt AGGCCTCGTGGACAGAGAGACTCCAGTTATTACTGGGAAATAGAAGCCAGTGAAGTCATGCTCTCCACCAGGATAGGCTCAGGCTCTTTTGGGACAGTTTACAAGGGCAAGTGGCACG GGGATGTAGCAGTGAAGATCCTAAAGGTTGTGGACCCAACCCCAGAACAGTTCCAGGCTTTCAGAAATGAAGTGGCTGTCCTGAG GAAGACCCGGCACGTGAACATCCTGCTCTTCATGGGCTACATGACCAAGGACAACCTGGCCATTGTCACCCAGTGGTGTGAGGGCAGCAGCCTCTACAAACACCTGCACGTGCAGGAGACCAAGTTCCAGATGTTCCAGCTCATCGACATCGCCCGGCAGACGGCGCAGGGCATGGA CTATTTACATGCAAAGAACATCATCCACAGAGACATGAAATCCAATA atatatttCTTCATGAAGGCCTTACAGTGAAAATAGGAGACTTTGGTCTGGCAACTGTAAAATCCAGGTGGAGTGGATCCCAGCAGGTGGAGCAGCCCACGGGCTCGATCCTGTGGATG GCCCCCGAAGTGATCCGGATGCAGGACAGCAACCCCTTCAGCTTCCAGTCAGACGTCTACTCCTATGGAATAGTGTTATATGAGCTGATGACAGGAGAGCTGCCCTATTCCCACATAAACAACAGAGATCAG ATCATTTTCATGGTTGGCCGGGGCTACGCTTCCCCAGACCTCAGCAAGCTGTACAAGAACTGCCCCAAAGCCATGAAGAGGCTCGTAGCAGATTGTCTGAAGAAAGTGAGGGAAGAGCGACCTCTGTTCCCACAG ATCCTGTCATCCATCGAGCTCCTGCAGCACTCTCTACCCAAAATCAACCGGAGCGCCTCGGAGCCGTCCCTGCACCGCGCCGCCCACACCGAGGACATCAACTCGTGCACGCTGACCTCCACCAGGCTGCCCGTGTTCTGA
- the RAF1 gene encoding RAF proto-oncogene serine/threonine-protein kinase isoform X5, with product MEHIQGAWKTISNGFGLKDSVFDGPNCISPTIVQQFGYQRRASDDGKISDTSKTSNTIRVFLPNKQRTVVNVRNGMTLHDCLMKALKVRGLQPECCAVFRLLAEPKGKKVRLDWNTDAASLIGEELRVDFLDHVPLTTHNFARKTFLKLAFCDICQKFLLNGFRCQTCGYKFHEHCSTKVPTMCVDWSNIRQLFSQHRYSTPHAFTFNPSNPSSEGSLSQRQRSTSTPNVHMVSTTMPVDSRIIENNSLNASPSSWCRRFCLRGRWQDAIRSHGESASPSALSGSPNNMSPTGWSQPKTPVPAQRERAPGSNTQEKNKIRPRGQRDSSYYWEIEASEVMLSTRIGSGSFGTVYKGKWHGDVAVKILKVVDPTPEQFQAFRNEVAVLRKTRHVNILLFMGYMTKDNLAIVTQWCEGSSLYKHLHVQETKFQMFQLIDIARQTAQGMDYLHAKNIIHRDMKSNNIFLHEGLTVKIGDFGLATVKSRWSGSQQVEQPTGSILWMAPEVIRMQDSNPFSFQSDVYSYGIVLYELMTGELPYSHINNRDQIIFMVGRGYASPDLSKLYKNCPKAMKRLVADCLKKVREERPLFPQILSSIELLQHSLPKINRSASEPSLHRAAHTEDINSCTLTSTRLPVF from the exons ATGGAGCACATCCAGGGAGCTTGGAAGACCATCAGCAATGGGTTTGGGCTCAAGGATTCTGTCTTTGATGGCCCCAACTGTATTTCACCAACCATTGTCCAGCAGTTTGGTTACCAGCGCCGGGCGTCCGACGATGGCAAAATCTCGGATACTTCCAAAACCAGCAATACCATCCGTGTTTTCCTGCCCAACAAGCAGCGCACCgtg GTGAATGTGCGAAATGGGATGACCTTGCATGACTGTCTCATGAAGGCACTGAAAGTAAGAGGTCTGCAGCCAGAGTGCTGCGCAGTTTTTCGACTTCTTGCTGAACCAAAAGG aaaaaaagtgcgTTTGGATTGGAACACAGATGCTGCCTCCCTGATTGGAGAGGAGCTGCGAGTGGACTTCCTCGATCACGTTCCCCTCACCACACACAATTTT gctCGGAAGACATTTCTGAAGCTAGCCTTCTGTGACATCTGCCAGAAGTTCCTGCTCAATGGCTTTCGGTGTCAGACATGTGGCTACAAATTCCACGAGCACTGCAGCACCAAGGTGCCAACCATGTGTGTGGACTGGAGCAACATCAGGCAGCTCTT ctcccagcacaggtaTTCTACACCTCATGCCTTCACTTTCAACCCATCTAACCCTTCCTCTGAGGGCTCTCTGTCCCAAAGACAGCGCTCCACATCCACACCAAACGTGCACATGGTCAGCACCACAATGCCTGTAGACAGCCGGATAATCGAG AATAACAGCCTGAATgcttctcccagctcctggtgcagACGGTTTTGTTTGAGGGGAAGA TGGCAG GATGCAATTCGAAGCCATGGTGAATCAG CCTCACCCTCTGCTCTGTCTGGAAGTCCTAACAATATGAGCCCAACTGGCTGGTCTCAGCCTAAAACCCCAGTCCCAGCCCAAAGAGAGAGAGCCCCTGGATCtaacacacaagaaaaaaacaaaatt AGGCCTCGTGGACAGAGAGACTCCAGTTATTACTGGGAAATAGAAGCCAGTGAAGTCATGCTCTCCACCAGGATAGGCTCAGGCTCTTTTGGGACAGTTTACAAGGGCAAGTGGCACG GGGATGTAGCAGTGAAGATCCTAAAGGTTGTGGACCCAACCCCAGAACAGTTCCAGGCTTTCAGAAATGAAGTGGCTGTCCTGAG GAAGACCCGGCACGTGAACATCCTGCTCTTCATGGGCTACATGACCAAGGACAACCTGGCCATTGTCACCCAGTGGTGTGAGGGCAGCAGCCTCTACAAACACCTGCACGTGCAGGAGACCAAGTTCCAGATGTTCCAGCTCATCGACATCGCCCGGCAGACGGCGCAGGGCATGGA CTATTTACATGCAAAGAACATCATCCACAGAGACATGAAATCCAATA atatatttCTTCATGAAGGCCTTACAGTGAAAATAGGAGACTTTGGTCTGGCAACTGTAAAATCCAGGTGGAGTGGATCCCAGCAGGTGGAGCAGCCCACGGGCTCGATCCTGTGGATG GCCCCCGAAGTGATCCGGATGCAGGACAGCAACCCCTTCAGCTTCCAGTCAGACGTCTACTCCTATGGAATAGTGTTATATGAGCTGATGACAGGAGAGCTGCCCTATTCCCACATAAACAACAGAGATCAG ATCATTTTCATGGTTGGCCGGGGCTACGCTTCCCCAGACCTCAGCAAGCTGTACAAGAACTGCCCCAAAGCCATGAAGAGGCTCGTAGCAGATTGTCTGAAGAAAGTGAGGGAAGAGCGACCTCTGTTCCCACAG ATCCTGTCATCCATCGAGCTCCTGCAGCACTCTCTACCCAAAATCAACCGGAGCGCCTCGGAGCCGTCCCTGCACCGCGCCGCCCACACCGAGGACATCAACTCGTGCACGCTGACCTCCACCAGGCTGCCCGTGTTCTGA
- the RAF1 gene encoding RAF proto-oncogene serine/threonine-protein kinase isoform X4 — translation MEHIQGAWKTISNGFGLKDSVFDGPNCISPTIVQQFGYQRRASDDGKISDTSKTSNTIRVFLPNKQRTVVNVRNGMTLHDCLMKALKVRGLQPECCAVFRLLAEPKGKKVRLDWNTDAASLIGEELRVDFLDHVPLTTHNFARKTFLKLAFCDICQKFLLNGFRCQTCGYKFHEHCSTKVPTMCVDWSNIRQLLLFPNSNISDSGVPALPPLTMRRMRESVSRIPVSSQHRYSTPHAFTFNPSNPSSEGSLSQRQRSTSTPNVHMVSTTMPVDSRIIEDAIRSHGESASPSALSGSPNNMSPTGWSQPKTPVPAQRERAPGSNTQEKNKIRPRGQRDSSYYWEIEASEVMLSTRIGSGSFGTVYKGKWHGDVAVKILKVVDPTPEQFQAFRNEVAVLRKTRHVNILLFMGYMTKDNLAIVTQWCEGSSLYKHLHVQETKFQMFQLIDIARQTAQGMDYLHAKNIIHRDMKSNNIFLHEGLTVKIGDFGLATVKSRWSGSQQVEQPTGSILWMAPEVIRMQDSNPFSFQSDVYSYGIVLYELMTGELPYSHINNRDQIIFMVGRGYASPDLSKLYKNCPKAMKRLVADCLKKVREERPLFPQILSSIELLQHSLPKINRSASEPSLHRAAHTEDINSCTLTSTRLPVF, via the exons ATGGAGCACATCCAGGGAGCTTGGAAGACCATCAGCAATGGGTTTGGGCTCAAGGATTCTGTCTTTGATGGCCCCAACTGTATTTCACCAACCATTGTCCAGCAGTTTGGTTACCAGCGCCGGGCGTCCGACGATGGCAAAATCTCGGATACTTCCAAAACCAGCAATACCATCCGTGTTTTCCTGCCCAACAAGCAGCGCACCgtg GTGAATGTGCGAAATGGGATGACCTTGCATGACTGTCTCATGAAGGCACTGAAAGTAAGAGGTCTGCAGCCAGAGTGCTGCGCAGTTTTTCGACTTCTTGCTGAACCAAAAGG aaaaaaagtgcgTTTGGATTGGAACACAGATGCTGCCTCCCTGATTGGAGAGGAGCTGCGAGTGGACTTCCTCGATCACGTTCCCCTCACCACACACAATTTT gctCGGAAGACATTTCTGAAGCTAGCCTTCTGTGACATCTGCCAGAAGTTCCTGCTCAATGGCTTTCGGTGTCAGACATGTGGCTACAAATTCCACGAGCACTGCAGCACCAAGGTGCCAACCATGTGTGTGGACTGGAGCAACATCAGGCAGCTCTT ATTGTTCCCAAATTCAAATATCAGTGACAGTGGTGTCCCTGCACTACCTCCCTTGACAATGAGACGGATGCGGGAGTCTGTCTCCCGGATACCTGTTAG ctcccagcacaggtaTTCTACACCTCATGCCTTCACTTTCAACCCATCTAACCCTTCCTCTGAGGGCTCTCTGTCCCAAAGACAGCGCTCCACATCCACACCAAACGTGCACATGGTCAGCACCACAATGCCTGTAGACAGCCGGATAATCGAG GATGCAATTCGAAGCCATGGTGAATCAG CCTCACCCTCTGCTCTGTCTGGAAGTCCTAACAATATGAGCCCAACTGGCTGGTCTCAGCCTAAAACCCCAGTCCCAGCCCAAAGAGAGAGAGCCCCTGGATCtaacacacaagaaaaaaacaaaatt AGGCCTCGTGGACAGAGAGACTCCAGTTATTACTGGGAAATAGAAGCCAGTGAAGTCATGCTCTCCACCAGGATAGGCTCAGGCTCTTTTGGGACAGTTTACAAGGGCAAGTGGCACG GGGATGTAGCAGTGAAGATCCTAAAGGTTGTGGACCCAACCCCAGAACAGTTCCAGGCTTTCAGAAATGAAGTGGCTGTCCTGAG GAAGACCCGGCACGTGAACATCCTGCTCTTCATGGGCTACATGACCAAGGACAACCTGGCCATTGTCACCCAGTGGTGTGAGGGCAGCAGCCTCTACAAACACCTGCACGTGCAGGAGACCAAGTTCCAGATGTTCCAGCTCATCGACATCGCCCGGCAGACGGCGCAGGGCATGGA CTATTTACATGCAAAGAACATCATCCACAGAGACATGAAATCCAATA atatatttCTTCATGAAGGCCTTACAGTGAAAATAGGAGACTTTGGTCTGGCAACTGTAAAATCCAGGTGGAGTGGATCCCAGCAGGTGGAGCAGCCCACGGGCTCGATCCTGTGGATG GCCCCCGAAGTGATCCGGATGCAGGACAGCAACCCCTTCAGCTTCCAGTCAGACGTCTACTCCTATGGAATAGTGTTATATGAGCTGATGACAGGAGAGCTGCCCTATTCCCACATAAACAACAGAGATCAG ATCATTTTCATGGTTGGCCGGGGCTACGCTTCCCCAGACCTCAGCAAGCTGTACAAGAACTGCCCCAAAGCCATGAAGAGGCTCGTAGCAGATTGTCTGAAGAAAGTGAGGGAAGAGCGACCTCTGTTCCCACAG ATCCTGTCATCCATCGAGCTCCTGCAGCACTCTCTACCCAAAATCAACCGGAGCGCCTCGGAGCCGTCCCTGCACCGCGCCGCCCACACCGAGGACATCAACTCGTGCACGCTGACCTCCACCAGGCTGCCCGTGTTCTGA
- the RAF1 gene encoding RAF proto-oncogene serine/threonine-protein kinase isoform X6 — translation MEHIQGAWKTISNGFGLKDSVFDGPNCISPTIVQQFGYQRRASDDGKISDTSKTSNTIRVFLPNKQRTVVNVRNGMTLHDCLMKALKVRGLQPECCAVFRLLAEPKGKKVRLDWNTDAASLIGEELRVDFLDHVPLTTHNFARKTFLKLAFCDICQKFLLNGFRCQTCGYKFHEHCSTKVPTMCVDWSNIRQLFSQHRYSTPHAFTFNPSNPSSEGSLSQRQRSTSTPNVHMVSTTMPVDSRIIEDAIRSHGESASPSALSGSPNNMSPTGWSQPKTPVPAQRERAPGSNTQEKNKIRPRGQRDSSYYWEIEASEVMLSTRIGSGSFGTVYKGKWHGDVAVKILKVVDPTPEQFQAFRNEVAVLRKTRHVNILLFMGYMTKDNLAIVTQWCEGSSLYKHLHVQETKFQMFQLIDIARQTAQGMDYLHAKNIIHRDMKSNNIFLHEGLTVKIGDFGLATVKSRWSGSQQVEQPTGSILWMAPEVIRMQDSNPFSFQSDVYSYGIVLYELMTGELPYSHINNRDQIIFMVGRGYASPDLSKLYKNCPKAMKRLVADCLKKVREERPLFPQILSSIELLQHSLPKINRSASEPSLHRAAHTEDINSCTLTSTRLPVF, via the exons ATGGAGCACATCCAGGGAGCTTGGAAGACCATCAGCAATGGGTTTGGGCTCAAGGATTCTGTCTTTGATGGCCCCAACTGTATTTCACCAACCATTGTCCAGCAGTTTGGTTACCAGCGCCGGGCGTCCGACGATGGCAAAATCTCGGATACTTCCAAAACCAGCAATACCATCCGTGTTTTCCTGCCCAACAAGCAGCGCACCgtg GTGAATGTGCGAAATGGGATGACCTTGCATGACTGTCTCATGAAGGCACTGAAAGTAAGAGGTCTGCAGCCAGAGTGCTGCGCAGTTTTTCGACTTCTTGCTGAACCAAAAGG aaaaaaagtgcgTTTGGATTGGAACACAGATGCTGCCTCCCTGATTGGAGAGGAGCTGCGAGTGGACTTCCTCGATCACGTTCCCCTCACCACACACAATTTT gctCGGAAGACATTTCTGAAGCTAGCCTTCTGTGACATCTGCCAGAAGTTCCTGCTCAATGGCTTTCGGTGTCAGACATGTGGCTACAAATTCCACGAGCACTGCAGCACCAAGGTGCCAACCATGTGTGTGGACTGGAGCAACATCAGGCAGCTCTT ctcccagcacaggtaTTCTACACCTCATGCCTTCACTTTCAACCCATCTAACCCTTCCTCTGAGGGCTCTCTGTCCCAAAGACAGCGCTCCACATCCACACCAAACGTGCACATGGTCAGCACCACAATGCCTGTAGACAGCCGGATAATCGAG GATGCAATTCGAAGCCATGGTGAATCAG CCTCACCCTCTGCTCTGTCTGGAAGTCCTAACAATATGAGCCCAACTGGCTGGTCTCAGCCTAAAACCCCAGTCCCAGCCCAAAGAGAGAGAGCCCCTGGATCtaacacacaagaaaaaaacaaaatt AGGCCTCGTGGACAGAGAGACTCCAGTTATTACTGGGAAATAGAAGCCAGTGAAGTCATGCTCTCCACCAGGATAGGCTCAGGCTCTTTTGGGACAGTTTACAAGGGCAAGTGGCACG GGGATGTAGCAGTGAAGATCCTAAAGGTTGTGGACCCAACCCCAGAACAGTTCCAGGCTTTCAGAAATGAAGTGGCTGTCCTGAG GAAGACCCGGCACGTGAACATCCTGCTCTTCATGGGCTACATGACCAAGGACAACCTGGCCATTGTCACCCAGTGGTGTGAGGGCAGCAGCCTCTACAAACACCTGCACGTGCAGGAGACCAAGTTCCAGATGTTCCAGCTCATCGACATCGCCCGGCAGACGGCGCAGGGCATGGA CTATTTACATGCAAAGAACATCATCCACAGAGACATGAAATCCAATA atatatttCTTCATGAAGGCCTTACAGTGAAAATAGGAGACTTTGGTCTGGCAACTGTAAAATCCAGGTGGAGTGGATCCCAGCAGGTGGAGCAGCCCACGGGCTCGATCCTGTGGATG GCCCCCGAAGTGATCCGGATGCAGGACAGCAACCCCTTCAGCTTCCAGTCAGACGTCTACTCCTATGGAATAGTGTTATATGAGCTGATGACAGGAGAGCTGCCCTATTCCCACATAAACAACAGAGATCAG ATCATTTTCATGGTTGGCCGGGGCTACGCTTCCCCAGACCTCAGCAAGCTGTACAAGAACTGCCCCAAAGCCATGAAGAGGCTCGTAGCAGATTGTCTGAAGAAAGTGAGGGAAGAGCGACCTCTGTTCCCACAG ATCCTGTCATCCATCGAGCTCCTGCAGCACTCTCTACCCAAAATCAACCGGAGCGCCTCGGAGCCGTCCCTGCACCGCGCCGCCCACACCGAGGACATCAACTCGTGCACGCTGACCTCCACCAGGCTGCCCGTGTTCTGA
- the RAF1 gene encoding RAF proto-oncogene serine/threonine-protein kinase isoform X1, with protein sequence MEHIQGAWKTISNGFGLKDSVFDGPNCISPTIVQQFGYQRRASDDGKISDTSKTSNTIRVFLPNKQRTVVNVRNGMTLHDCLMKALKVRGLQPECCAVFRLLAEPKGKKVRLDWNTDAASLIGEELRVDFLDHVPLTTHNFARKTFLKLAFCDICQKFLLNGFRCQTCGYKFHEHCSTKVPTMCVDWSNIRQLLLFPNSNISDSGVPALPPLTMRRMRESVSRIPVSSQHRYSTPHAFTFNPSNPSSEGSLSQRQRSTSTPNVHMVSTTMPVDSRIIENNSLNASPSSWCRRFCLRGRWQDAIRSHGESASPSALSGSPNNMSPTGWSQPKTPVPAQRERAPGSNTQEKNKIRPRGQRDSSYYWEIEASEVMLSTRIGSGSFGTVYKGKWHGDVAVKILKVVDPTPEQFQAFRNEVAVLRKTRHVNILLFMGYMTKDNLAIVTQWCEGSSLYKHLHVQETKFQMFQLIDIARQTAQGMDYLHAKNIIHRDMKSNNIFLHEGLTVKIGDFGLATVKSRWSGSQQVEQPTGSILWMAPEVIRMQDSNPFSFQSDVYSYGIVLYELMTGELPYSHINNRDQIIFMVGRGYASPDLSKLYKNCPKAMKRLVADCLKKVREERPLFPQILSSIELLQHSLPKINRSASEPSLHRAAHTEDINSCTLTSTRLPVF encoded by the exons ATGGAGCACATCCAGGGAGCTTGGAAGACCATCAGCAATGGGTTTGGGCTCAAGGATTCTGTCTTTGATGGCCCCAACTGTATTTCACCAACCATTGTCCAGCAGTTTGGTTACCAGCGCCGGGCGTCCGACGATGGCAAAATCTCGGATACTTCCAAAACCAGCAATACCATCCGTGTTTTCCTGCCCAACAAGCAGCGCACCgtg GTGAATGTGCGAAATGGGATGACCTTGCATGACTGTCTCATGAAGGCACTGAAAGTAAGAGGTCTGCAGCCAGAGTGCTGCGCAGTTTTTCGACTTCTTGCTGAACCAAAAGG aaaaaaagtgcgTTTGGATTGGAACACAGATGCTGCCTCCCTGATTGGAGAGGAGCTGCGAGTGGACTTCCTCGATCACGTTCCCCTCACCACACACAATTTT gctCGGAAGACATTTCTGAAGCTAGCCTTCTGTGACATCTGCCAGAAGTTCCTGCTCAATGGCTTTCGGTGTCAGACATGTGGCTACAAATTCCACGAGCACTGCAGCACCAAGGTGCCAACCATGTGTGTGGACTGGAGCAACATCAGGCAGCTCTT ATTGTTCCCAAATTCAAATATCAGTGACAGTGGTGTCCCTGCACTACCTCCCTTGACAATGAGACGGATGCGGGAGTCTGTCTCCCGGATACCTGTTAG ctcccagcacaggtaTTCTACACCTCATGCCTTCACTTTCAACCCATCTAACCCTTCCTCTGAGGGCTCTCTGTCCCAAAGACAGCGCTCCACATCCACACCAAACGTGCACATGGTCAGCACCACAATGCCTGTAGACAGCCGGATAATCGAG AATAACAGCCTGAATgcttctcccagctcctggtgcagACGGTTTTGTTTGAGGGGAAGA TGGCAG GATGCAATTCGAAGCCATGGTGAATCAG CCTCACCCTCTGCTCTGTCTGGAAGTCCTAACAATATGAGCCCAACTGGCTGGTCTCAGCCTAAAACCCCAGTCCCAGCCCAAAGAGAGAGAGCCCCTGGATCtaacacacaagaaaaaaacaaaatt AGGCCTCGTGGACAGAGAGACTCCAGTTATTACTGGGAAATAGAAGCCAGTGAAGTCATGCTCTCCACCAGGATAGGCTCAGGCTCTTTTGGGACAGTTTACAAGGGCAAGTGGCACG GGGATGTAGCAGTGAAGATCCTAAAGGTTGTGGACCCAACCCCAGAACAGTTCCAGGCTTTCAGAAATGAAGTGGCTGTCCTGAG GAAGACCCGGCACGTGAACATCCTGCTCTTCATGGGCTACATGACCAAGGACAACCTGGCCATTGTCACCCAGTGGTGTGAGGGCAGCAGCCTCTACAAACACCTGCACGTGCAGGAGACCAAGTTCCAGATGTTCCAGCTCATCGACATCGCCCGGCAGACGGCGCAGGGCATGGA CTATTTACATGCAAAGAACATCATCCACAGAGACATGAAATCCAATA atatatttCTTCATGAAGGCCTTACAGTGAAAATAGGAGACTTTGGTCTGGCAACTGTAAAATCCAGGTGGAGTGGATCCCAGCAGGTGGAGCAGCCCACGGGCTCGATCCTGTGGATG GCCCCCGAAGTGATCCGGATGCAGGACAGCAACCCCTTCAGCTTCCAGTCAGACGTCTACTCCTATGGAATAGTGTTATATGAGCTGATGACAGGAGAGCTGCCCTATTCCCACATAAACAACAGAGATCAG ATCATTTTCATGGTTGGCCGGGGCTACGCTTCCCCAGACCTCAGCAAGCTGTACAAGAACTGCCCCAAAGCCATGAAGAGGCTCGTAGCAGATTGTCTGAAGAAAGTGAGGGAAGAGCGACCTCTGTTCCCACAG ATCCTGTCATCCATCGAGCTCCTGCAGCACTCTCTACCCAAAATCAACCGGAGCGCCTCGGAGCCGTCCCTGCACCGCGCCGCCCACACCGAGGACATCAACTCGTGCACGCTGACCTCCACCAGGCTGCCCGTGTTCTGA